The Wolbachia endosymbiont of Drosophila innubila region CGAGTCTTAGCATTAGTATGAGTCCTTTGCCCTCTCACAGGTAAACCTTTTCTATGTCTCACCCCTCTATAGCATCCCATTTCCACTAAAGATTTTATGTTCATAGCCACTTCTTTTCTGAGCTCACCTTCTATAACATAATTTTGTCTAATGAAACCGCTGATCTTTTCTATATCTTCATCTCGTAATTCTGAAACACGTTTGCGCTTATCAACTTCGCAAGCGTGACAAATTACATTCGCAGTAGCAATACCTATACCATATATATAAGTTAATGCAAAAGGAACACACTTCCTCACTGGAATATTTATGCCTGCAATACGTGCCACTGATACCTCGATACTTTATTAATAACAACTCTTAATTTATACCATAAAACAACTCAGAGTCAAACCAAATTACAAGAAATTTTACTTTCAATCTCTTGCGTCACCTCATCAACACTCAAATTAGCGTCAATTGTTAATAATTTGCCTTTATAATACTCGCGTAAACCTTTCATTTGAAGGTGATATTCACTTATTCTCTTATTAATTGCAGACATATCAGCATCATCAATTCTTTTCTCTAACCTCGTACTTTTACATTTAGCACAAGTAGTACTCTTAAAAGAAGATACACTATATATGCTTTTACAGTCCAAACACGCGAGACGATTTTTTAACCTATCGATTGCAATATTATCGTCAAGCTGCAGCTCAACTACAATGTCAACATCCCTATTATATTTTTCTTGCAAAACTTGAGTCAAAAAATGAGCCTGGTTTAAATTTCTCGGAAAACCATCTAATAAGCAATTATCATCCACTAATGCAAGCTGGTCACGTAATAATCCACATATAATTTCATCTTGAATTAAATTACCAGATTCCACGGTACCCTTTATTTTTTTACCTAACTCACTACTGCTAGATATAATATTCCTTAATAAATCCCCTACTGAAATTAATTTTAAATTATATTTTGCTATTAACAAGCTTGACTGAGTACCTTTACCAGAACCTGGAGGACCAAAAATCGTAATGATCATCTTACTTTCCTCGTTTTAGACTCATATTTCTTTATCCAGTTGTCGTACCTATTTGAAAAAATATAAGATTGTATTTGCATAATAGTATCAGTAATAACGTTCACTATAATCAGTAAGCTCGTCCCACCAAAAATAAATGGTATATCATAATAATATCTCATAACTTCAGGTACAGTACATATGACTACCAAATACGCAGAGCCAATGAATGTCAACTTAAAAACTATATCTTGAAGGTAATCAGAAGTATGTTTCCCAGGTCTTCTACCAGGTATAAAACCACCATTTTTTTTAAGAAAATCTGCGTTTTCCTCTGGATTAAATATAAAATTGGTATAGAAAAAATTAAAAAATACTATCAGCACCAAATAGGCTACAATATATACTACTTTATTTGCCATAAAGTAATTCAAAATAAAATCAGAAAAAGCGTGCCCCTTATAGAAATTTGCAATTGAAATAGGTGTCAATAAAATTGCATTAGCAAAAATGGTTGGTACTACACCAGATAAATTAATCTTCAATGGAATATAAGTAAAATCGTCATTATGTAATCTTTTAAATTGCTTTTTAGGATGTTGAACAATAACCTTTCTATAAGAAGACTCTACAAAAATGACTAAGAGTAGCAGCAAAAAAAACAATACCAAAACAAAAAGGATAATAAATAACGATACGCTACCGTTTTTATTTAACGTTAACAAAGATGACAAAGCGCTGTGTAACTCTGATATTATACCCGTGAAAATGATTAATGAGATACCATTGCCTATACCGCTAGCGCTAATTCGTTCACCAAGCCATATTAAAAGCATAGTTCCACCTAAAAGGCTGAAAACACCTATTGTACGAAACATAACACCAGGTTCGATTACAACCAATACCCCTTCCCTATTCATCCCTTCCAATCCAACCAAAATTGGAATTGATTGAAATACACAAATTACTATGGTCAGATAGCGTATATAAGAATTCATCTTTCTACGGCCTGACTCTCCATCATTCTTAACTTCCTTCATTCCTTTAATCGCAGAAGAAAGTAACTGAATAATGATAGAAGCCATTATATATGGCATAACGTTCAATGCTAGAATTGTCATTCTAGCCAATGCACCACCAGAAAATAAATTAAATACTCCAAAAACGCCTGAGCCATCTTTGGGAAATATATCATTAATTACATCAAGATTAATTCCAGGAATAGGCACATAAGTACCCAAGCGATAGCAAATTAAAGCTATTAGCGTAAAAAATATACGCTTTAATAAATCGCCTTTATATAACAACGTAGGATCCAAGCTATTAAATGCTGATTTATTGCCCATGACTTACGATAGTATTTCCACACTACCACCAACTGAAGCTACAGATTTTTTTGCAGCTTCTGACGCAAAATCAACATGAAACACAAATTTTTCGCTCAACTTACCTTTATTAAGAAGTTTAATTTTATCCTTAATAGACTTTATAAAACCTAATTTATACAGCCTCTCCTTATCTATAACAGAGTCTTTCACTATTTTTTTAGCTTCCATTAAGCGCTGTATATCGCCAACATTAATTATAGAGTATATGCTCCTACGTATAGGCTTAAAACCTCTTTTAGGCAAACGAGTATATATAGACTGTTGTCCACCCTCAAAACCATTTATAGAAACTCCACTTCTAGCCTTCTGCCCTTTATGCCCTCTACCGGATGTTTTACCTTTACCACAACCGATACCTCTACCCAGCAACTTAGGCTTCTTTTTCTTAGATAATTTAGTAAATATAGAGTTTAATTTTACAGCATTATTCATACTTTACCTGTTTCCAACTATCTCGCTAATCTTTTTGCCTCTTTTGCTTGCTACCTGACGAGGAGATAACATACTATCAAAAGCCTTAAACACCGCACATATAACGTTATGAGGATTACTTGATCTAGTGGATTTAGCTACCACATCCTTTATACCTAACACCTCAAAAACTGATCTAATCGCTCCACCAGCAATAATACCTGTTCCGGCTCTTGCGGTTCTTAAAACTATCTCACCAGAACAAAATTTAGCTTTAATATCATGATGCAAAGTTCTACCTTCACGCAAGTACACTCTAATCATTGATTTCTTTGCAGCATTTACAGCTTTGACTCTTGCTTCAGCAACTTCTGCGTGCTTACCTATTCCACACCCTACCCTACCCTTCTCATCGCCAACAACAACCAAAATTGAAAATGAAAATCTTCTACCACCTTTGGTAACCGTTGTCACTCTTCGTACCGAAACTAAAAGCTCTGATAAATCATTATTATTTTGTAAATTCTTTATAGCCATATTCAAAACCTTCTAAAATTCAAATCCAGAACTTCTTAAAGCCTCAGCAAATTGAGAAACTAATCCTGTGTATTTATACGCTCCACGATCAAACGTAAGCTGCTGCTCTAATTTCATGCCAGACAG contains the following coding sequences:
- the rpsM gene encoding 30S ribosomal protein S13; the encoded protein is MARIAGINIPVRKCVPFALTYIYGIGIATANVICHACEVDKRKRVSELRDEDIEKISGFIRQNYVIEGELRKEVAMNIKSLVEMGCYRGVRHRKGLPVRGQRTHTNAKTRKGRSRLPIAGKK
- a CDS encoding adenylate kinase family protein, producing the protein MIITIFGPPGSGKGTQSSLLIAKYNLKLISVGDLLRNIISSSSELGKKIKGTVESGNLIQDEIICGLLRDQLALVDDNCLLDGFPRNLNQAHFLTQVLQEKYNRDVDIVVELQLDDNIAIDRLKNRLACLDCKSIYSVSSFKSTTCAKCKSTRLEKRIDDADMSAINKRISEYHLQMKGLREYYKGKLLTIDANLSVDEVTQEIESKISCNLV
- the secY gene encoding preprotein translocase subunit SecY; amino-acid sequence: MGNKSAFNSLDPTLLYKGDLLKRIFFTLIALICYRLGTYVPIPGINLDVINDIFPKDGSGVFGVFNLFSGGALARMTILALNVMPYIMASIIIQLLSSAIKGMKEVKNDGESGRRKMNSYIRYLTIVICVFQSIPILVGLEGMNREGVLVVIEPGVMFRTIGVFSLLGGTMLLIWLGERISASGIGNGISLIIFTGIISELHSALSSLLTLNKNGSVSLFIILFVLVLFFLLLLLVIFVESSYRKVIVQHPKKQFKRLHNDDFTYIPLKINLSGVVPTIFANAILLTPISIANFYKGHAFSDFILNYFMANKVVYIVAYLVLIVFFNFFYTNFIFNPEENADFLKKNGGFIPGRRPGKHTSDYLQDIVFKLTFIGSAYLVVICTVPEVMRYYYDIPFIFGGTSLLIIVNVITDTIMQIQSYIFSNRYDNWIKKYESKTRKVR
- the rplO gene encoding 50S ribosomal protein L15, with protein sequence MNNAVKLNSIFTKLSKKKKPKLLGRGIGCGKGKTSGRGHKGQKARSGVSINGFEGGQQSIYTRLPKRGFKPIRRSIYSIINVGDIQRLMEAKKIVKDSVIDKERLYKLGFIKSIKDKIKLLNKGKLSEKFVFHVDFASEAAKKSVASVGGSVEILS
- the rpsE gene encoding 30S ribosomal protein S5, with protein sequence MAIKNLQNNNDLSELLVSVRRVTTVTKGGRRFSFSILVVVGDEKGRVGCGIGKHAEVAEARVKAVNAAKKSMIRVYLREGRTLHHDIKAKFCSGEIVLRTARAGTGIIAGGAIRSVFEVLGIKDVVAKSTRSSNPHNVICAVFKAFDSMLSPRQVASKRGKKISEIVGNR